The following proteins come from a genomic window of Rutidosis leptorrhynchoides isolate AG116_Rl617_1_P2 chromosome 10, CSIRO_AGI_Rlap_v1, whole genome shotgun sequence:
- the LOC139870330 gene encoding 3beta-hydroxysteroid-dehydrogenase/decarboxylase-like — MGDVDDRWCLVTGGRGFVARHLVDMLIRYDIYSVRIADVAPVIELETYEEKGNLGQALRSGHAEYVSMDVRNKSQVFRACDGVEVVFHMAAPDSSIDNHQLHYSVNVHGTKNIIDACTVLHVKRLIFTSSPCVVFDGKRGIIDGYEAMPYPAKHYNSYSSTKAEGEALVIKANGINGLLTCCIRPSSVFGPGDKSFVPSLVSAARAGKMKFIIGNGKNMYDFTYVENVAHAHVCAERALASGGTVSKRAAGEAYFITNMEPIRFWEFMSLILDGLGYERPKIKIPVFVMMLIVHLVQRLYQILASYGMEEPQLTPSRITLLSCNRTFSSFKANDRLGYRPIVPLQEGLKRTIESYSDLSAEVFLKMKGPSKAAVCLGNGIVANILLWRDTKLTFSTMLILFGFYVNFVVPGYTMITAICNVFIIASVFLFIHRKLPEKLMGFSIEKISESKFQITDRMSRETALSVVSLWNNAAYSLKVISSGNDSMLFFKTALSLSIFSLIGSMSLQSFFSKVLPFAFIAFYIYEQKEEEIDAFFQSVLPPGLSQKSMNKNE; from the exons ATGGGTGATGTAGACGATAGGTGGTGTCTCGTGACTGGGGGAAGAGGATTTGTAGCTAGGCATTTAGTGGATATGCTTATTCGTTATGATATCTATTCAGTTAGGATTGCTGACGTGGCGCCTGTTATCGAGCTTGAAACTTATGAAGAGAAAGGAAACCTTGGGCAAGCGTTACGCTCAGGTCATGCTGAATATGTTTCTATGGATGTCCGTAATAAATCTCAAGTATTTAGAG CTTGTGACGGGGTTGAAGTTGTTTTTCATATGGCTGCTCCAGATTCATCAATCGATAACCACCAGCTGCATTATTCAGTCAATGTGCACG GCACAAAGAACATAATTGATGCTTGTACAGTACTACATGTGAAAAGACTTATCTTTACTAGTTCTCCTTGTGTCGTGTTTGACGGAAAACGTGGAATAATCGACGGATACGAAGCAATGCCATATCCTGCTAAG cACTATAATTCATACTCTTCAACTAAAGCTGAAGGAGAGGCATTAGTTATAAAAGCAAATGGTATAAATGGACTTTTAACATGCTGCATTCGTCCTAGTAGTGTTTTTGGTCCGGGTGATAAGTCGTTTGTGCCGTCGTTAGTTTCTGCAGCGAGGGCAGGAAAAATGAAG TTTATAATTGGAAATGGCAAGAATATGTATGATTTCACTTATGTCGAAAATGTGGCACATGCTCACGTTTGTGCTGAAAGAGCTCTTGCATCGGGCGGTACTGTCTCAAAGAGAGCTGCAGGCGAG GCTTATTTTATAACTAACATGGAGCCAATCAGGTTTTGGGAGTTCATGTCACTTATTCTTGATGGCCTTGGCTATGAAAG GCCGAAAATCAAGATTCCAGTTTTTGTTATGATGCTGATTGTGCATTTGGTTCAGCGTTTATACCAAATATTAGCATCATATGGAATGGAAGAACCACAGTTGACGCCTTCACGAATCACACTCCTTAGTTGTAACAGAACGTTTAGTTCTTTTAAAGCAAACGATCGACTTGGCTACAGGCCTATTGTGCCACTTCAA GAGGGTCTCAAAAGAACTATTGAATCGTATTCGGACCTCAGTGCTGAAGTTTTTCTTAAAATGAAAGGGCCTTCGAAAGCTGCAGTATGTCTTGGAAACGGAATAG TTGCAAACATACTACTGTGGAGGGATACGAAACTGACTTTTAGTACGATGCTTATTTTGTTTGGATTCTATGTGAATTTTGTGGTACCTGGATATACAATGATTACTGCAATTTGTAACGTCTTCATCATCGCATCAGTCTTTTTATTTATCCATCGGAAGTTACCAGAAAAATT GATGGGGTTTTCAATTGAGAAAATTTCGGAATCGAAGTTTCAGATCACAGATAGAATGTCACGAGAAACAGCTTTATCGGTTGTATCGTTATGGAATAATGCAGCGTATAGTTTAAAAGTTATTTCAAGTGGGAATGACTCAATGCTATTCTTCAAG ACAGCTCTATCGCTCTCAATCTTTTCTTTGATCGGGTCCATGTCACTGCAAAGTTTCTTCTCAAAAG TTCTTCCCTTTGCCTTTATCGCTTTCTACATTTACGAGCAAAAGGAAGAAGAAATCGATGCCTTTTTTCAAAGTGTTCTCCCACCTGGTCTCTCTCAAAAGTCCATGAACAAGAATGAGTAG